A genomic region of Raphanus sativus cultivar WK10039 chromosome 6, ASM80110v3, whole genome shotgun sequence contains the following coding sequences:
- the LOC108810357 gene encoding zinc finger protein ZAT12-like, with translation MEKEREMEMINKMASCLIFLSKAQQHETKSRVFACKTCNKEFSSFQALGGHRASHRRSAALEGHAPPSPKRVKPVKHECPICGAEFAVGQALGGHMRKHRGGGASRSLAPDPVTMKKNGGGNGKRVLCLDLNLTPVENEDLKLELGRLIF, from the coding sequence AtggaaaaggaaagagagatgGAGATGATCAACAAGATGGCAAGCTGCTTGATTTTTCTGTCAAAGGCTCAACAACACGAGACCAAAAGCCGCGTTTTCGCTTGCAAGACATGCAACAAGGAGTTCTCGTCGTTCCAAGCCTTAGGAGGACACCGAGCAAGCCACCGCAGATCGGCCGCGCTTGAAGGCCACGCACCACCTTCTCCCAAGAGAGTCAAACCGGTGAAACACGAGTGTCCCATATGCGGTGCTGAGTTCGCCGTAGGGCAGGCCTTGGGTGGCCACATGAGGAAGCATCGAGGAGGAGGAGCTAGCCGGAGTTTAGCGCCAGATCCGGTGACGATGAAAAAAAACGGCGGCGGTAACGGAAAGAGGGTTTTATGTTTGGATTTGAACTTAACGCCGGTAGAGAATGAAGATTTGAAGTTGGAGCTTGGGAGGTTAATTTTCTAA
- the LOC108813524 gene encoding histone H2B.3, with amino-acid sequence MAPKAGKKPAEKKPAAEKPAEEVAEKAPAEKKPKAGKKLPKEAGAIDKKKKRNKKSIETYKIYIFKVLKQVHPDIGISSKAMGIMNSFINDIFEKLAQEASKLARYNKKPTITSREIQTAVRLVLPGELAKHAVSEGTKAVTKFTSS; translated from the coding sequence ATGGCACCAAAGGCAGGAAAGAAGCCAGCAGAGAAGAAACCCGCCGCGGAGAAGCCAGCGGAGGAGGTCGCCGAGAAAGCCCCGGCGGAGAAGAAGCCAAAGGCCGGGAAGAAGCTGCCGAAGGAGGCCGGGGCCAtcgacaagaagaagaagcggaacAAGAAGAGCATCGAGACGTACAAGATCTACATCTTCAAGGTGCTGAAGCAGGTCCACCCTGACATCGGGATCTCCAGCAAGGCCATGGGGATCATGAACAGCTTCATCAACGACATCTTCGAGAAGCTCGCCCAGGAGGCCTCCAAGCTCGCTAGGTACAACAAGAAGCCGACCATCACCTCGAGGGAGATCCAGACCGCTGTTAGGCTTGTTCTGCCCGGCGAGCTCGCTAAGCACGCCGTCTCTGAGGGGACTAAGGCTGTTACTAAGTTTACTAGCTCTTGA